From the genome of Candidatus Hydrogenedentota bacterium:
CATCACCGCTCTTCGTATAATCGTATGTGTCATCCCACCATGCCCAGTCCAGGCAGAGTGAATCCAGATAATAAATCTCGCGCTGGAGCAAAGCCATGACCCGCGTTGCATCTTCCATACTTTCTTGGCGTTCCAGTGCACGAAAACTTGGCAGGAGCACGCCGTGTTGAACCAAAAAGTACAATGACAAATGAAAGACGACAATAAGAAGCGTAAACATGGCTGCTTTCTTGCATAAAGACATATCGGTGAAAAACCTCTAGGGCAAACCCGCCGTAATGAATCGGACAAAAATATAATTTCCTAGTTCAACATTTCTATGTACCCTACATGGGCAATGCACAAAGAAAGTAAAACGAGTATAAGAATAATCGGACTGAACTGACAACAATCGTTGCGTTGCTCGCCGCAAATCACACTCAGCCGCGTTGTGCCCCCTCGCCAAACCATTCACCAACCCGATTGAGATGACCGGACCACGCCATCCGTCAACTTTCACAATCTACAGCGCAACCGGCTCGCCGAAAGTCACACTCAGTTCCGCGTTCTCTTTTGCAGTTCTGCCACCCGCTTCTCCGGCATCACAATCTTTTGCGCCTGCCACTGCACCAGTGCCCATAACTGCCGCTCCAAATAGGTCTTGAAATCTACCTCCTTCAGATTCAGACCCAATATATTGTGAGGCTGAATGTCCATAAGCACAATATATAGAATTAAGCCGCAAAATAGCAACTTTTTTTCTTTACATCCTCAACATAATGCGTTACACTATACATCAAGGCGGTGAACGGTTAAAATAGTGATTATAGTTCAATCTGTCGAAATGTACTTTTTTTGCAGGTGCGACTTGAAAAGAGCTGGAAGTAAGGCCTGTCTTTTTAAGAATGCGGAATGTGACCATTTTTCGGCATCTAAATGTTGTCTTTTTGTTAAAACCATAGTCCAGTATCGTTCATTCACTCGTAGATGATTAACGCCCGATTCAAGATCGCCAAATCATTAGAGCCATGAGTTAGTTATTGTTACAAAAGGACTTACATTTGAAGTTCGCGGTTGTCATGCGGAGGAGAGGGCGGTTACAATCGGATAATTTTGATTTCAATGCCCTGATATTCTAAAAGGCATGAATCTTGCTTAGGTGTATGGTGGCAAGCATGGATAAGGATGAACACATAGAATGAGCAACAAAAAGCAGAAAAGATTTAAAGAAGGTTTCAGCCTTCTGGAAATTACCATGGCAATGGCCATTTTCACCGTGACCATTGCTGTGTCGGCCCAGAGTCTCATAACATATTACGCGGTGATGGATATGCAAAATCAGCGGGTGGTGGCCATCAACCAGTGCCGTGCAATTCTGAATCAGATGCGCAATGCACGGGCGGCTGGATTGGCCGCTGTGGTTGCCCAGTTTCCTCCCGGTCAATCAGCCGGACCGGCCCAGCTCAGGAATTCGACCCTTACTATTTCATACGAGGACCCTGCGGCCAAC
Proteins encoded in this window:
- a CDS encoding type II secretion system protein; this translates as MSNKKQKRFKEGFSLLEITMAMAIFTVTIAVSAQSLITYYAVMDMQNQRVVAINQCRAILNQMRNARAAGLAAVVAQFPPGQSAGPAQLRNSTLTISYEDPAANPLVPNVTIAWQDLQGHATNVNLSTAITDQ